The Brachybacterium huguangmaarense genome contains a region encoding:
- a CDS encoding EndoS/ChiA family endoglycosidase: MPTSPRRHRERRRSERAQISSPSTAVARTVDVGRILDPAFPDSPAGHRANAEHLVETVVRAHGLDGLDVDMERRLTPAQADRAAAVFAELGRHLGRASGNGSLLIYDTNLDGDEPVFAASAALFDYVLEQSYGRDPLGLEATWATFAPHIPPSRYLIGFSYYEEFDRNLWDDASEPFEDSRAVPTPTGSRATDPRRASSPMPWTGTARRSSTTRCAAPTTAGPGASATVCGCDGGRHPLVLMKLQ, translated from the coding sequence ATGCCGACCTCCCCGAGGCGCCATCGCGAGCGCCGACGGTCCGAGAGGGCGCAGATCTCCTCGCCGAGCACGGCGGTCGCGCGCACGGTGGACGTCGGCCGGATCCTCGACCCCGCCTTCCCCGACTCTCCCGCGGGCCATCGCGCCAACGCGGAGCATCTCGTGGAGACCGTCGTGCGCGCGCACGGCCTCGACGGGCTGGACGTGGACATGGAACGACGGCTCACCCCGGCTCAGGCCGACCGCGCCGCAGCGGTCTTCGCGGAGCTGGGACGCCACCTCGGTCGCGCGAGCGGGAACGGCTCCCTGCTGATCTACGACACCAACCTGGACGGCGACGAGCCCGTGTTCGCGGCCAGTGCGGCCCTGTTCGACTACGTGCTCGAGCAGTCGTACGGGCGCGACCCGCTGGGCCTGGAGGCGACGTGGGCGACGTTCGCGCCGCACATCCCTCCCTCGCGCTACCTGATCGGCTTCTCGTACTACGAGGAGTTCGACCGCAACCTCTGGGACGACGCCTCCGAGCCGTTCGAGGACTCGCGGGCCGTCCCTACGCCGACTGGCAGCCGAGCGACGGACCCAAGGCGGGCATCTTCTCCTATGCCGTGGACCGGGACGGCGCGCCGTTCCTCGACGACACGGTGCGCCGCACCGACTACGGCTGGACCCGGCGCCTCGGCGACCGTCTGCGGGTGTGACGGGGGCCGACACCCGCTCGTATTGATGAAATTGCAGTAG
- a CDS encoding ATP-binding cassette domain-containing protein encodes MVFQFGDLIGELTLRENIALPLDLLGAPRAESARRAAGLLERLDIAEVADRRAHEVSGGQAQRAAVARALAPEPALQLADEPTGALDSATASGVMEALTDSASDLGTGLVVVTHDNRVAAYLDRLITMRDGRVVG; translated from the coding sequence ATGGTCTTCCAGTTCGGCGACCTGATCGGGGAGCTCACGCTCCGCGAGAACATCGCCCTGCCGCTCGACCTGCTCGGCGCTCCCCGCGCCGAGAGCGCCCGCCGGGCGGCCGGGCTGCTGGAGCGGCTCGACATCGCCGAGGTCGCCGATCGTCGCGCACACGAGGTCTCCGGCGGCCAGGCGCAGCGCGCCGCGGTGGCCCGCGCCCTCGCCCCCGAGCCCGCTCTCCAGCTCGCCGACGAGCCGACCGGTGCTCTCGACTCCGCGACGGCCTCCGGGGTGATGGAGGCGCTCACGGACAGCGCCTCCGATCTCGGCACGGGTCTCGTCGTGGTCACGCACGACAACCGGGTGGCCGCCTACCTGGACCGTCTGATCACGATGCGCGACGGACGGGTGGTGGGCTGA
- a CDS encoding S-(hydroxymethyl)mycothiol dehydrogenase produces MPQSVKGVIARGAARPAEIVEIVIPDPGPHDVVVDVEACGVCHTDLAYRDGDVSDDFPFLLGHEAAGRVALIGDEVTHVAVGDYVVLNWRAVCGQCRACRKGVPQYCFATHNASRRMTLADGTELEAALGIGAFAEKTLVHEGQCTRVSEQARPEVAGLLGCGVMAGLGAALNTGAVQRGESVAVIGLGGVGCAAVAGAALAGATTIIACDIDAKKLAAAEEFGATATLDTHGLSRDQIVERVQELTGGFGADVVIDAVGLPATYETAFYARDLAGRVVLVGVPGPRAELTVPLADVFSRGGALMSSWYGDCLPERDIPTLVDLHLAGRLPLERFVTGTVGLEGVDHALSTLHEGDVLRTVAVTR; encoded by the coding sequence ATGCCCCAGTCCGTGAAGGGCGTCATCGCGCGCGGTGCCGCGCGACCCGCCGAGATCGTCGAGATCGTGATCCCCGACCCCGGCCCCCACGACGTCGTGGTCGACGTCGAGGCGTGCGGGGTGTGCCATACCGACCTCGCCTACCGCGACGGCGACGTGAGCGACGACTTCCCGTTCCTGCTGGGCCACGAGGCCGCCGGGCGGGTCGCGCTCATCGGCGACGAGGTGACCCACGTGGCCGTCGGCGACTACGTCGTGCTCAACTGGCGCGCCGTGTGCGGACAGTGCCGCGCATGCCGCAAGGGCGTGCCGCAGTACTGCTTCGCGACGCACAACGCCTCGCGCAGGATGACGCTCGCCGACGGCACCGAGCTCGAGGCGGCCCTCGGCATCGGCGCGTTCGCCGAGAAGACCCTCGTCCACGAGGGCCAGTGCACACGAGTGTCCGAGCAGGCACGGCCCGAGGTCGCCGGGCTGCTCGGCTGCGGCGTGATGGCCGGCCTCGGGGCGGCGCTGAACACGGGCGCCGTGCAGCGCGGGGAGTCCGTGGCCGTGATCGGGCTGGGCGGCGTGGGCTGCGCGGCGGTGGCGGGGGCGGCGCTCGCGGGCGCGACCACGATCATCGCGTGCGACATCGACGCCAAGAAGCTCGCGGCGGCCGAGGAGTTCGGGGCCACCGCGACGCTCGACACCCATGGCCTCTCGCGCGACCAGATCGTCGAGCGGGTCCAGGAGCTGACCGGCGGCTTCGGCGCCGACGTCGTGATCGACGCGGTCGGCCTCCCAGCCACCTACGAGACCGCCTTCTACGCGCGCGACCTCGCCGGCCGCGTCGTGCTCGTCGGCGTCCCGGGCCCCCGCGCCGAGCTGACCGTGCCGCTGGCCGACGTGTTCAGCCGGGGCGGCGCGCTCATGTCCTCGTGGTACGGGGACTGCCTGCCCGAGCGGGACATCCCCACCCTGGTCGACCTCCACCTGGCAGGACGGCTGCCGCTCGAGCGCTTCGTGACGGGCACGGTGGGCCTCGAGGGCGTCGACCATGCCCTGTCGACCCTGCACGAGGGCGACGTGCTGCGCACCGTGGCGGTCACCCGATGA
- the argC gene encoding N-acetyl-gamma-glutamyl-phosphate reductase: MPVSSSAGPAPAPATRRFRAAVVGASGYAGGETLRLLSGHPHIEVTTVTAHSSVGRLLSEVAPHVDLGADLELVETTAENLSGHDLVVLALPHGQSGGLAAELRQRDPDVLVLDLGADHRLESSEDWQEYYGSEHAGTWTYGMPELPLAADDPTAAVRQRELLRDTRQIAVPGCNATAVTLALAPLVRAGLVDPGALNAVLPVGYSGAGRSPKPHLLFSEATGGAAPYGVGGTHRHIPEILQNLRRASGVTDARLTFTPVLVPMSRGILAVVTAPAADGAHEEDLLGALAADYADEHFVQVLPAGRFPSTQQVVGANTVRIGATVDRRSGQATVIAAIDNLVKGTAGAAVQSLNLALGIPETAGLTRTALAP, from the coding sequence ATGCCTGTCTCGTCGTCCGCCGGTCCCGCCCCTGCGCCCGCCACCCGCCGCTTCCGCGCCGCCGTGGTCGGCGCCTCCGGGTACGCCGGGGGCGAGACGCTCCGCCTCCTGAGCGGGCACCCGCACATCGAGGTCACGACGGTCACCGCCCACTCGAGCGTGGGCAGGCTGCTGTCCGAGGTCGCACCGCACGTGGACCTCGGCGCCGACCTCGAGCTCGTGGAGACCACGGCCGAGAACCTGTCGGGCCATGACCTCGTGGTCCTCGCCCTCCCGCACGGCCAGTCGGGCGGCCTCGCCGCCGAGCTGAGGCAGCGCGACCCGGACGTCCTGGTGCTGGACCTCGGGGCGGACCATCGCCTCGAGAGCTCCGAGGACTGGCAGGAGTACTACGGGAGCGAGCACGCGGGCACCTGGACCTACGGCATGCCGGAGCTGCCGCTCGCCGCCGACGACCCGACGGCGGCCGTGCGGCAGCGCGAGCTGCTGCGGGACACGCGGCAGATCGCCGTGCCGGGATGCAACGCGACCGCCGTGACCCTCGCCCTCGCGCCGCTCGTGCGGGCCGGCCTCGTGGACCCCGGCGCCCTGAACGCCGTGCTGCCCGTCGGCTACTCGGGCGCGGGGCGATCGCCCAAACCCCACCTCCTGTTCAGCGAGGCCACCGGTGGAGCCGCCCCGTACGGCGTGGGCGGCACCCACCGGCACATCCCGGAGATCCTCCAGAACCTCCGCCGCGCCTCCGGGGTCACCGACGCCCGGCTCACCTTCACCCCCGTGCTCGTGCCCATGAGCCGCGGCATCCTCGCGGTCGTCACGGCTCCGGCCGCCGACGGCGCGCACGAGGAGGATCTGCTGGGCGCCCTCGCCGCGGACTACGCCGACGAGCACTTCGTGCAGGTCCTGCCCGCCGGGCGCTTCCCGAGCACGCAGCAGGTGGTCGGCGCGAACACCGTGCGCATCGGCGCCACCGTGGACCGACGATCCGGGCAGGCGACCGTCATCGCCGCGATCGACAACCTGGTCAAGGGGACCGCCGGTGCGGCCGTGCAGTCCCTGAACCTCGCCCTGGGGATCCCGGAGACCGCGGGTCTGACCCGCACCGCGCTGGCTCCCTGA
- a CDS encoding MBL fold metallo-hydrolase, whose translation MSAPTPPAPERVRIDHATTAGTFTLDGETHEVENNVWVLGDDETCVVVDAPHDVDTVLDLVGERECVGILLTHAHDDHVRFAPELSSALEAPVLLAPADREVWSLTHGDLPWDDDVADGDVFTVAGVDIEAIATPGHSPGSTCYLVPALGVLFSGDTLFEGGPGATGRSFSDRGTLEGSIRDRLFTLPLGTVVHTGHGPDTTIGAERARAEGDWL comes from the coding sequence ATGAGCGCCCCGACGCCCCCCGCGCCCGAGCGGGTGCGCATCGACCACGCCACGACCGCCGGGACCTTCACCCTCGACGGCGAGACCCACGAGGTCGAGAACAACGTGTGGGTCCTCGGCGACGACGAGACGTGCGTCGTCGTCGACGCCCCGCACGACGTCGACACCGTGCTCGACCTGGTGGGCGAGCGCGAGTGCGTCGGGATCCTCCTGACCCACGCCCACGACGACCATGTGCGCTTCGCCCCCGAGCTGTCGTCGGCGCTCGAGGCGCCTGTGCTGCTGGCCCCCGCCGATCGCGAGGTGTGGAGCCTGACCCACGGCGACCTGCCCTGGGACGACGACGTGGCCGACGGGGACGTCTTCACCGTCGCGGGCGTCGACATCGAGGCGATCGCGACCCCGGGCCACTCCCCCGGCTCGACCTGCTATCTCGTGCCCGCGCTCGGCGTGCTGTTCAGCGGCGACACCCTGTTCGAGGGCGGCCCCGGCGCGACCGGACGCTCGTTCTCCGACCGCGGGACCCTCGAGGGCTCGATCCGCGACCGGCTGTTCACGCTGCCCCTCGGCACGGTCGTGCACACGGGCCACGGGCCCGACACGACGATCGGCGCGGAGCGGGCCCGGGCCGAGGGCGACTGGCTCTGA
- a CDS encoding bifunctional copper resistance protein CopD/cytochrome c oxidase assembly protein, translating to MSRSRAPHGEDGAVPARPHGALIALGAVVLAALVALLGILSTGAAVPGRLVPAPGLVTWGTPVVRALHHGALLGTVGCAWIVVLLMPPPHREDGTRLVGARAHLARLGGACALVWGAASLALMLLGAAEAVGGLTDLWYVALSTELGRTQLAVAIAAVLAAAFLLLGRSTVASAWGLAAAMLGVALLGLAGHAGSSLDHTNAVNAMALHLAGTAIWAGPLLVMLCCPRVIGEAMPVVVRRFSPWALAGVAALAVSGVLNASIRLDSPLDVATTAYGRLVALKALGLVALAVLGAVQRRRLGDALRFRHLALTESVLLAAVIGLSIALSRSAPPVPQDVPATGQLRILALVGYLPPHADFSVASLFTQARPDWVATVIAATMAGLYLAGVLRLRRRGDAWSLGRTIPFVLGCVALWWVTSGGPAAYGRFRFDAHMVQHMAMMMIVPPLWVLGAPVTLLTRAAAPRTDGSRGMREWVLAVLHSRYSRVISFPPMAGAIFAGSLIVFYFSPLFELAQYTHVGHVVMTVHFLLAGYLFAWVLIGIDPAPRPLNPVLKLVTLLVTLSFHAFFGVAVVSATWIIAQDWYHALGMYTDAQLALIQTRGGSIMWGVSEIPTLAYAIILAVQWTRSEERRARQYDRKAARDNDAELTEYNEYLRSLRQKDGPGRPR from the coding sequence ATGAGCCGATCCCGCGCCCCTCACGGTGAGGACGGGGCCGTCCCCGCACGCCCCCACGGCGCGCTCATCGCGCTCGGCGCCGTGGTGCTCGCCGCGCTCGTCGCCCTGCTGGGCATCCTGAGCACCGGCGCAGCCGTGCCGGGCCGGCTCGTGCCCGCCCCCGGCCTCGTCACGTGGGGCACCCCCGTCGTGCGCGCGCTCCACCACGGCGCCCTGCTCGGCACCGTCGGGTGCGCCTGGATCGTCGTGCTGCTGATGCCGCCGCCGCACCGTGAGGACGGCACCCGCCTGGTGGGCGCCCGCGCCCACCTGGCGCGCCTCGGCGGGGCGTGCGCGCTCGTGTGGGGCGCCGCGAGCCTGGCCCTCATGCTGCTCGGCGCGGCCGAGGCCGTCGGCGGCCTCACGGACCTGTGGTACGTGGCGCTGTCCACCGAGCTCGGGCGCACGCAGCTCGCGGTCGCGATCGCCGCCGTGCTCGCCGCGGCGTTCCTCCTGCTCGGCCGCTCCACCGTGGCCTCGGCGTGGGGCCTCGCGGCGGCGATGCTCGGGGTGGCCCTGCTGGGCCTGGCCGGTCACGCGGGCTCGAGCCTCGACCACACCAACGCGGTCAACGCGATGGCGCTGCACCTGGCGGGCACCGCGATCTGGGCCGGGCCCCTGCTCGTCATGCTGTGCTGTCCGCGGGTGATCGGCGAGGCCATGCCCGTCGTCGTCCGCCGCTTCTCCCCGTGGGCGCTCGCCGGGGTCGCCGCGCTCGCCGTCTCGGGCGTGCTCAACGCGTCGATCCGCCTCGACTCTCCGCTCGACGTCGCGACCACCGCGTACGGGCGGCTCGTCGCGCTCAAGGCCCTCGGACTCGTCGCCCTCGCCGTGCTCGGCGCCGTCCAGCGCAGGCGCCTGGGCGACGCGCTGCGCTTCCGACATCTCGCGCTCACGGAGTCCGTGCTGCTGGCCGCCGTGATCGGGCTGTCGATCGCCCTGTCCCGCAGCGCCCCGCCGGTGCCCCAGGACGTCCCGGCGACCGGGCAGCTGCGCATCCTCGCGCTCGTCGGCTACCTGCCGCCGCACGCCGACTTCTCCGTCGCCTCCCTGTTCACCCAGGCCCGGCCCGACTGGGTGGCGACCGTGATCGCCGCGACCATGGCCGGGCTCTACCTCGCCGGGGTGCTCCGCCTGCGCCGGCGCGGGGACGCCTGGTCGCTCGGGCGCACGATCCCCTTCGTGCTCGGCTGCGTGGCCCTGTGGTGGGTCACGAGCGGCGGGCCCGCCGCCTACGGCCGCTTCCGCTTCGACGCGCACATGGTCCAGCACATGGCGATGATGATGATCGTGCCGCCGCTGTGGGTGCTCGGCGCCCCCGTCACCCTGCTGACCCGCGCCGCGGCGCCCCGCACCGACGGCTCGCGGGGGATGCGCGAATGGGTGCTCGCCGTGCTCCACAGCCGCTACAGCCGCGTCATCTCGTTCCCGCCGATGGCGGGCGCGATCTTCGCGGGCTCGCTCATCGTCTTCTACTTCTCGCCGCTGTTCGAGCTGGCCCAGTACACGCACGTCGGCCATGTCGTGATGACCGTGCACTTCCTGCTCGCGGGCTACCTGTTCGCATGGGTGCTGATCGGCATCGACCCCGCGCCGCGGCCCCTCAACCCCGTGCTCAAGCTCGTGACGCTGCTCGTGACGCTCTCGTTCCACGCGTTCTTCGGGGTCGCCGTGGTGAGCGCGACCTGGATCATCGCCCAGGACTGGTACCACGCGCTCGGGATGTACACCGACGCGCAGCTCGCCCTGATCCAGACCCGGGGCGGATCGATCATGTGGGGGGTCTCGGAGATCCCGACCCTCGCCTACGCGATCATCCTCGCCGTGCAGTGGACGCGGTCGGAGGAGCGCCGCGCCCGCCAGTACGACCGCAAGGCGGCCCGCGACAACGACGCCGAGCTCACCGAGTACAACGAGTACCTGCGCTCCCTGCGCCAGAAGGACGGGCCGGGCCGGCCCCGCTGA
- the pheT gene encoding phenylalanine--tRNA ligase subunit beta produces the protein MPRIPLTWLGDHVELPEDVTAESVAAALVSVGLEEEGIIPAQVTGPLVVGRVLDLVKEPQKNGKTINWCRVDVGPEHNEDLDDPKDPQPGDERPSRGIICGAHNFEPGDLVIVSLPGTVLPGPFPIAARKTYGHLSDGMICSAAELGLGDGAGDEAAGILVVGRGSLAGVRAEPGDDAIALLGLGDEVVEINVTPDRGYAFSLRGVAREYSHATGRPFTDPAGEVTPAQGGRGGLPVQLRDEAPIRGHLGCTRFVAVEVRGIDPAAPTPRWMRQRLTQAGMRPLSLVVDVTNYVMLDLGQPLHAYDSHRLVGPITVRRAQAGERLETLDDKPRDLDPEDLVIADFGGEGGTDRAIGIAGVMGGASTEVSSETVNVILEAATFDPVTVARSARRHRLPSEASKRFERGVDPLLPPVAAQRAAELIVRYGGGQIDPRVTDERVDGAPAPRETIELPLGDAERLVGVAYTPEQVRGSLEMIGCVVEGEDPLRVTPPSWRGDLTIREDLIEEIARLVGYDTIPSVLPQAPGGRGLTRLQRGRRSARTALAEDGLVEVTSYPFVSASVFDELGLPADDDRRRAVRLANPIAEDEPLLRTDLLETLLPTARRNLGRGEESIAIFQLAPAFLARPGAPVAPLPGVEGLPAPAELAAIDDALPLQPTQAAAVVAGPRSPASWWGAEGDWGWADALDLAHRTAAAVGAEIQPAAVERAPFHPGRGAELRGAEGTVLGYAGELHPRVVTAFGLPARGAAMVLDVDALIASAPDVVRAEPVSTYPVAKEDFAFVVGETVPAIAVEAALAAGIGDVLESVRLFDVYTGEQLGAGMKSLAFAVRLRSATGTLSAEEIRAARDRAIAAVDAAVGGVLRA, from the coding sequence ATGCCCCGCATTCCGCTGACCTGGCTCGGCGACCACGTCGAGCTGCCCGAGGACGTGACCGCCGAGTCGGTCGCCGCCGCCCTCGTGTCCGTCGGCCTCGAGGAGGAGGGGATCATCCCGGCCCAGGTGACGGGCCCCCTCGTCGTCGGGCGCGTCCTCGACCTCGTCAAGGAGCCGCAGAAGAACGGCAAGACCATCAACTGGTGCCGGGTCGACGTCGGCCCCGAGCACAACGAGGACCTCGACGACCCCAAGGACCCGCAGCCCGGGGACGAGCGTCCCAGCCGCGGCATCATCTGCGGCGCGCACAACTTCGAGCCCGGCGACCTCGTGATCGTGTCCCTGCCCGGGACCGTGCTGCCCGGCCCGTTCCCGATCGCGGCCCGCAAGACCTACGGCCACCTCTCCGACGGCATGATCTGCTCGGCCGCCGAGCTCGGCCTCGGCGACGGGGCGGGCGACGAGGCCGCGGGCATCCTCGTGGTCGGCCGCGGCAGCCTCGCCGGGGTCCGGGCGGAGCCCGGCGACGACGCGATCGCGCTGCTCGGCCTCGGCGACGAGGTCGTCGAGATCAACGTGACCCCCGATCGCGGCTATGCGTTCTCCCTGCGCGGCGTCGCACGGGAGTACTCCCACGCGACCGGGCGCCCCTTCACCGACCCCGCCGGCGAGGTCACGCCCGCCCAGGGCGGCCGCGGCGGACTGCCGGTGCAACTGCGCGACGAGGCCCCGATCCGCGGTCACCTCGGCTGCACGCGCTTCGTGGCCGTCGAGGTGCGCGGCATCGATCCCGCCGCCCCCACGCCGCGGTGGATGCGCCAGCGCCTCACCCAGGCCGGCATGCGCCCCCTCTCGCTCGTCGTCGACGTGACCAACTACGTCATGCTCGATCTCGGCCAGCCGTTGCACGCCTACGACTCCCACCGCCTCGTCGGCCCGATCACGGTGCGCCGCGCCCAGGCGGGCGAGCGTCTCGAGACGCTCGACGACAAGCCCCGCGACCTCGACCCCGAGGACCTCGTGATCGCCGACTTCGGCGGCGAGGGCGGCACCGACCGGGCCATCGGCATCGCCGGCGTCATGGGGGGCGCCTCGACCGAGGTGTCCTCCGAGACCGTCAACGTGATCCTCGAGGCCGCGACCTTCGACCCCGTCACCGTCGCCCGGTCGGCCCGGCGTCACCGGCTGCCATCCGAGGCGTCCAAGCGCTTCGAGCGCGGCGTCGACCCGCTGCTGCCGCCCGTCGCGGCGCAGCGCGCCGCCGAGCTCATCGTGCGCTACGGCGGCGGGCAGATCGATCCGCGCGTGACCGACGAGCGCGTCGACGGGGCGCCCGCGCCGCGGGAGACGATCGAGCTGCCGCTCGGCGACGCCGAACGGCTCGTCGGCGTGGCCTACACGCCCGAGCAGGTGCGCGGCAGTCTCGAGATGATCGGCTGCGTCGTCGAGGGCGAGGACCCGTTGCGCGTGACCCCGCCGAGCTGGCGCGGCGACCTCACGATCCGCGAGGACCTGATCGAGGAGATCGCGCGCCTCGTCGGCTACGACACGATCCCCTCGGTGCTCCCGCAGGCGCCGGGCGGGCGCGGCCTCACGCGCCTCCAGCGGGGCCGGCGCAGCGCGCGCACCGCGCTCGCCGAGGACGGCCTCGTCGAGGTCACGTCGTACCCCTTCGTCTCCGCGAGCGTGTTCGACGAGCTCGGCCTGCCCGCCGACGACGATCGGCGCCGAGCCGTGCGGCTGGCCAACCCGATCGCGGAGGACGAGCCGCTGCTGCGCACCGACCTGCTCGAGACGCTGCTGCCGACGGCCCGGCGCAACCTGGGCCGCGGCGAGGAGTCGATCGCGATCTTCCAGCTCGCCCCCGCCTTCCTCGCGCGACCGGGTGCGCCCGTCGCCCCGCTCCCGGGTGTCGAGGGGCTCCCCGCCCCCGCGGAGCTCGCGGCGATCGACGACGCCCTGCCGCTCCAGCCCACCCAGGCGGCCGCGGTGGTCGCCGGCCCGCGGAGCCCCGCCTCGTGGTGGGGTGCCGAGGGCGACTGGGGGTGGGCCGACGCGCTCGACCTCGCGCACCGCACGGCGGCGGCCGTGGGCGCCGAGATCCAGCCCGCCGCCGTCGAACGCGCCCCGTTCCATCCGGGACGCGGCGCCGAGCTGCGCGGCGCCGAGGGCACCGTCCTCGGGTACGCGGGCGAGCTGCACCCCCGCGTCGTGACCGCCTTCGGCCTGCCCGCCCGGGGGGCCGCGATGGTCCTCGACGTCGACGCGCTCATCGCGAGCGCCCCCGACGTGGTCCGCGCCGAGCCGGTCTCGACGTACCCGGTCGCCAAGGAGGACTTCGCGTTCGTCGTCGGCGAGACGGTGCCCGCGATCGCGGTCGAGGCCGCGCTCGCCGCGGGCATCGGCGACGTGCTCGAGAGCGTGCGCCTGTTCGACGTCTACACCGGCGAGCAGCTGGGCGCGGGCATGAAGTCCCTCGCCTTCGCGGTGCGCCTGCGGTCGGCGACGGGGACCCTGTCCGCCGAGGAGATCCGCGCCGCCCGCGACCGTGCGATCGCGGCGGTCGACGCCGCGGTCGGAGGCGTCCTGCGCGCCTGA
- the pheS gene encoding phenylalanine--tRNA ligase subunit alpha, producing the protein MKATDVPDTPPKAAPEITEASISAAVDAALEAVAAASTTAELKQVRIEHAGEASVIATANAAIKSLPPADRAGAGKLVGQAKGRVHQAIAARQAALAAAEEEAALASETVDVTLPTDRRPRGARHPLTVLADRIADVFIAMGWEIAEGPEVEAEWFNFDALNFDADHPARQMQDTFYVAGAEGQDSSGQVLRTHTSPVQARALIERGVPLYIACPGTVYRTDELDATHTPVFTQVEGLAIDKGLTMAHLVGTLDTLAERLFGGQPITRLRPSYFPFTEPSAEMDFRCFSCEARLGLDHDPAPDCRVCGGTGWIEMGGCGMVNPAVLRACGVDPEEYQGFAFGLGIERILMLRNGVADMHDMVEGDVRFSQHYGTEI; encoded by the coding sequence ATGAAAGCGACTGACGTGCCCGACACCCCACCGAAGGCAGCCCCCGAGATCACCGAGGCGTCGATCTCCGCGGCCGTCGACGCCGCCCTCGAGGCCGTCGCCGCGGCCTCCACGACCGCCGAGCTGAAGCAGGTCCGCATCGAGCACGCCGGCGAGGCGTCGGTGATCGCGACCGCCAACGCCGCCATCAAGTCGCTCCCGCCCGCAGACCGCGCCGGCGCGGGCAAGCTCGTCGGCCAGGCCAAGGGGCGCGTCCACCAGGCGATCGCGGCCCGCCAGGCCGCGCTCGCCGCCGCCGAGGAGGAGGCCGCGCTCGCCTCCGAGACGGTGGACGTCACCCTGCCCACCGACCGTCGGCCCCGCGGGGCCCGCCACCCGCTCACGGTGCTCGCCGACCGCATCGCCGACGTGTTCATCGCGATGGGCTGGGAGATCGCCGAGGGGCCCGAGGTCGAGGCCGAGTGGTTCAACTTCGACGCGCTCAACTTCGACGCCGACCATCCGGCGCGCCAGATGCAGGACACGTTCTACGTCGCCGGTGCCGAGGGCCAGGACTCGAGCGGACAGGTGCTGCGCACGCACACCTCGCCGGTCCAGGCGCGCGCCCTCATCGAGCGCGGCGTGCCGCTGTACATCGCGTGCCCGGGCACCGTGTACCGCACGGACGAGCTCGACGCGACCCACACCCCTGTGTTCACGCAGGTCGAGGGGCTCGCGATCGACAAGGGGCTGACGATGGCTCACCTCGTCGGCACCCTCGACACCCTCGCCGAGCGCCTGTTCGGAGGCCAGCCGATCACGCGCCTGCGCCCCAGCTACTTCCCGTTCACCGAGCCGAGCGCCGAGATGGACTTCCGCTGCTTCAGCTGCGAGGCGCGACTCGGGCTCGACCACGATCCCGCGCCCGACTGCCGCGTGTGCGGCGGCACCGGCTGGATCGAGATGGGCGGCTGCGGCATGGTCAACCCCGCTGTGCTGCGCGCCTGCGGCGTGGACCCCGAGGAGTACCAAGGCTTCGCCTTCGGCCTCGGCATCGAGCGCATCCTCATGCTCCGCAACGGCGTGGCGGACATGCACGACATGGTGGAGGGCGACGTCCGCTTCTCCCAGCACTACGGGACGGAGATCTGA